The following proteins are co-located in the Nitrospiria bacterium genome:
- a CDS encoding GlsB/YeaQ/YmgE family stress response membrane protein: MEQVNSILQLLGGMGVVGTVIIGVLAGIAATIIMPGDDPSGIIVTPLIGIAGAGLATYLGQYLNVSITGELSGFIAAVVGSILILLAYRIIFRRAG; this comes from the coding sequence ATGGAACAGGTGAACTCGATTCTGCAGTTGCTCGGCGGCATGGGCGTCGTGGGAACCGTGATCATCGGCGTACTGGCCGGCATCGCGGCCACGATCATCATGCCGGGAGACGATCCAAGCGGGATCATCGTCACGCCGCTGATCGGCATCGCGGGGGCGGGCCTGGCGACTTATCTGGGCCAGTACCTCAACGTCTCCATCACCGGCGAGCTTTCCGGATTCATCGCCGCCGTGGTCGGCTCCATCCTGATTCTGCTGGCCTATCGGATCATCTTTCGGAGAGCCGGGTGA
- a CDS encoding hemerythrin domain-containing protein, with product MNGPLYRFFADDHRRLEEFLNRAATDPAAIDTSAYDEFRRGLLKHIGLEEKILLPAAQQVLGEAPFPMAAKLRLDHGALAALTVPPPSPGVIAALRAILTDHDRLEEVPGGVYDQCERLIGDGIGDLLIRLRRAPDLEAMPPNPDPRVLDAVRRAMTRAGYNFDDYAGM from the coding sequence ATGAACGGACCCCTCTACCGGTTTTTTGCCGACGATCACCGGCGGCTTGAGGAGTTTTTGAATCGCGCCGCGACGGACCCGGCCGCGATCGACACCTCGGCCTATGATGAATTTCGTCGGGGCCTTTTAAAACATATCGGCCTCGAGGAGAAAATTCTCCTTCCGGCGGCCCAGCAGGTATTGGGCGAAGCGCCGTTTCCGATGGCGGCCAAGCTCCGTCTCGATCATGGCGCCCTCGCCGCGCTGACCGTCCCGCCGCCCTCGCCCGGCGTCATCGCCGCACTCCGCGCAATCCTGACCGATCACGACCGCCTCGAGGAAGTGCCCGGCGGGGTGTATGATCAGTGTGAACGGCTCATCGGCGATGGAATCGGCGATCTGCTGATCCGGCTGCGTCGCGCGCCGGACCTGGAGGCGATGCCTCCGAATCCCGATCCCCGTGTGTTGGACGCGGTCCGTCGGGCCATGACTAGGGCGGGGTACAATTTCGACGACTACGCCGGAATGTGA
- a CDS encoding P-II family nitrogen regulator, whose translation MTGLTLHPMKEIRIVIQGEHVKFATDLLDAIKATGYTIIHNISGKGHHGFHTAHPMFNEMDSLVMLMTVVPEEKVEPILAGLKPVFDRYTGVMFVSDVAVSRAEYFSGQEGQK comes from the coding sequence ATGACCGGCCTCACGCTTCATCCGATGAAAGAGATCCGGATCGTCATTCAAGGCGAACACGTGAAATTTGCGACCGATTTGCTGGACGCCATCAAGGCGACCGGCTACACAATCATCCACAATATCTCGGGCAAGGGCCACCACGGTTTCCACACCGCCCATCCGATGTTCAACGAGATGGACAGCCTGGTGATGCTGATGACCGTCGTCCCGGAGGAGAAGGTGGAGCCGATCCTGGCCGGACTGAAGCCGGTTTTCGACCGCTACACCGGGGTCATGTTCGTCTCGGACGTCGCCGTCAGCCGCGCCGAATATTTTTCGGGGCAGGAAGGGCAGAAGTAA
- a CDS encoding proton-conducting transporter membrane subunit gives MLHDYPLLILLAPLAAALPTAFPSAWIGRRAYGIGVLAHVLAFGLAVWVLREVGTPGHDPFRIFLFPSPWSRLVNFELSIDRLAAVMMVLITGIGALIYLYSVRYMQSERGRGWFHTLLALAVFVLLCMVSSANLLMLFVFWQLLSWILSLLAYNYSHTPTAQGAFRTFTMLRLGDVAFLAGIVLAYGLYGTLDFDPLFSRAAGDPMLLSLFGPESGIEVGGPTVVALLIFVGAMSKSAQFPLHMWLPDSLYAPTPVHALLHAGIINAGGFLLNRLAPLYGLSPAVLHAVFVVGLLTALLGASMMLTQNDIKKTLGYSTIGQMGYMIMECGLGAFALAVFHLIAHGLFKATIFLHCGNVIHAARLDPRFPPKIETSEPPDFSLLTWLTGFTTTLILPLIILLAAHGVLNITFRDSQGVVIFLFFSWVTSSQAILTLYRFRAVASRKVAALMLLTLLLVVSTYLLAAEAFTYFLYPAPGRVSAYFQAAALPGGLFDAVILATALFVILGWTLIYARSHGRSIRLPEWVGELHVRFYLFCMNRLYMDALLLRLGRRFARAARWTERSRLFAPVLSLIALGLVWPALGRAADLPAPTLAILAASALLLPLFPFHGVYVTALTRLPGYGPVLVALLLPAAGFYGLVHLLPDLPPELLGNVSRLALIGALYGTFRALMQDRPKRLTAYAGLVFYSVLWWHLAAARSPTPQAGVYAGSAALLTGGLFFAFNRLEARYGDLGADPGIGRMGGLALPMPRFATMLGFLVMATVGLPPFGLFSGFIGMLLNPPVTRLIETPGALLVILLAWFGASWYLFRMMQRLLFGPHRPEILYEDLRPTEVASFMIVLALLIGLGLAPHGSLDASFLADGYRTAMEWSRWNP, from the coding sequence TGGCCCACGTGCTGGCTTTCGGGCTGGCCGTATGGGTCCTTCGCGAGGTGGGGACGCCCGGCCACGATCCCTTCCGCATTTTCCTCTTTCCCTCCCCCTGGAGCCGCCTGGTCAATTTCGAACTTTCAATCGACCGCCTGGCCGCCGTGATGATGGTTCTGATCACCGGTATTGGGGCGCTGATTTATCTCTATTCCGTTCGCTACATGCAGTCCGAACGGGGACGCGGATGGTTCCATACGCTTCTGGCCCTGGCCGTCTTCGTGCTTCTCTGCATGGTTTCCAGCGCCAATCTGCTGATGCTCTTTGTTTTCTGGCAGCTCTTGAGCTGGATTCTCAGCCTGCTGGCCTACAACTATTCGCACACGCCCACGGCGCAGGGCGCCTTCCGGACCTTTACGATGCTTCGCCTGGGGGATGTCGCCTTTCTCGCCGGGATCGTCCTGGCCTACGGTCTCTACGGCACACTCGATTTCGATCCGCTCTTCAGCCGGGCCGCGGGGGATCCGATGCTGTTGTCGCTCTTCGGGCCCGAAAGCGGGATCGAAGTCGGCGGCCCCACGGTCGTCGCCCTCCTGATTTTTGTCGGGGCCATGAGCAAGTCCGCCCAGTTTCCCTTGCATATGTGGCTGCCCGATTCCCTCTACGCGCCGACCCCGGTTCATGCCCTTCTGCATGCCGGAATCATCAATGCCGGCGGCTTCCTCCTAAACCGTCTCGCCCCGCTCTACGGCCTCAGTCCCGCGGTCTTGCATGCGGTCTTCGTCGTCGGCCTGCTCACCGCCCTCCTGGGGGCCTCCATGATGCTGACGCAGAACGACATCAAAAAAACCCTGGGCTACTCCACGATCGGGCAGATGGGCTACATGATCATGGAATGCGGCCTGGGGGCCTTCGCCCTGGCGGTCTTTCATCTGATCGCGCACGGGCTGTTCAAGGCCACGATCTTCCTCCATTGCGGCAACGTGATCCATGCGGCCCGGCTCGATCCGAGGTTTCCGCCGAAAATCGAGACGTCGGAGCCGCCGGACTTTTCGCTCCTGACCTGGCTGACCGGGTTTACGACGACGCTCATCCTCCCGCTGATCATCCTGCTGGCCGCGCACGGGGTGCTCAACATCACCTTCAGGGACTCGCAGGGGGTCGTGATCTTCCTGTTCTTCAGCTGGGTCACCTCTTCCCAGGCCATCCTGACGCTCTACCGTTTTCGGGCGGTCGCCTCCCGAAAGGTGGCGGCGCTCATGCTTCTCACGCTTCTGCTGGTCGTCTCAACTTATCTTCTCGCGGCGGAGGCCTTCACCTATTTTCTCTATCCGGCGCCGGGTCGTGTGTCCGCTTATTTCCAGGCCGCCGCATTGCCGGGGGGACTGTTCGATGCCGTGATCCTGGCGACCGCGCTGTTTGTCATTCTGGGATGGACCCTCATCTACGCGAGGAGCCACGGACGCTCGATCCGTTTGCCGGAATGGGTCGGCGAACTGCATGTCCGGTTCTATCTTTTCTGCATGAACCGGCTTTACATGGACGCCCTTTTGCTTCGACTCGGCCGCCGATTCGCCCGCGCCGCCCGTTGGACGGAACGGAGCCGGCTCTTCGCCCCCGTGCTGTCCCTGATCGCGCTCGGCCTGGTCTGGCCCGCGTTGGGTCGGGCGGCGGATCTGCCGGCGCCGACCCTGGCGATCTTGGCTGCGTCGGCCCTCCTGCTCCCGCTCTTCCCCTTTCACGGGGTCTATGTCACCGCCCTGACCCGTCTGCCGGGTTACGGGCCGGTGCTCGTCGCCCTGCTGCTGCCCGCGGCCGGATTCTACGGGCTGGTCCATCTCCTTCCCGATCTTCCGCCGGAGCTCCTGGGAAATGTGAGCCGGCTGGCCTTGATCGGCGCCCTCTACGGCACATTCAGGGCGCTGATGCAGGACCGACCGAAGCGCCTGACGGCCTATGCCGGTCTGGTTTTCTATTCGGTGCTGTGGTGGCATTTGGCCGCGGCCCGAAGCCCGACGCCCCAGGCCGGCGTCTACGCCGGCTCGGCGGCGCTACTCACCGGCGGTCTCTTCTTTGCCTTCAATCGCCTGGAGGCGCGGTACGGGGATCTCGGCGCTGATCCGGGAATTGGCCGGATGGGGGGACTGGCTCTGCCGATGCCCCGCTTTGCCACGATGCTGGGCTTCCTGGTGATGGCGACCGTTGGCCTGCCGCCCTTCGGCCTATTTTCCGGCTTCATCGGGATGCTGCTCAACCCGCCCGTCACCCGCTTGATCGAAACGCCCGGGGCTTTGCTGGTCATCCTCCTCGCCTGGTTCGGGGCGTCGTGGTATCTGTTCCGGATGATGCAGCGACTCCTCTTCGGTCCCCATCGGCCGGAAATCCTCTATGAAGACCTCCGCCCGACCGAAGTCGCCTCCTTCATGATCGTGCTGGCGTTATTGATCGGCTTGGGCCTTGCGCCGCACGGCTCCCTCGACGCCTCGTTTCTTGCCGACGGTTATCGCACCGCGATGGAATGGAGCCGATGGAACCCGTAG
- the prmC gene encoding peptide chain release factor N(5)-glutamine methyltransferase: MLSANIPHMISAPLYRDFLQIVSTRLPSLPDKPEETPDRIIHALWLKAAGVSVSVEHAGELALPALDRSAVAKLRDLVARRLAGVPISYLTGRQRFMGLELQADPGALIPRKETELLCRSAIDVLRRMASRKENLTIMDVCTGSGNLAVALAHYVSHARVFASDLSPEAVEVARRNVRYLELDKRVEIRAGDLFAPFEDPFFHGNVDLITCNPPYISSGKLEAMPEEILKHEPRLAFDGGPFGIHVLNRFIQDAPRFLRRGGWAVFEVGLGQGRAIFQRLAGDDRFRKIIPIQDSSGRVRGIMASR; this comes from the coding sequence ATGCTTTCTGCAAATATCCCGCATATGATTTCCGCGCCCCTATATCGTGACTTCTTACAAATCGTTTCCACCCGTCTGCCTTCACTTCCGGATAAACCGGAGGAGACTCCGGACCGCATCATACACGCGCTATGGCTCAAGGCCGCGGGCGTCTCCGTTTCCGTTGAGCATGCGGGCGAGCTTGCGCTTCCCGCGCTGGATCGATCCGCCGTCGCAAAGCTGCGCGACCTTGTGGCCCGACGCCTAGCCGGGGTTCCCATTTCCTATCTCACGGGGCGTCAGCGTTTCATGGGATTGGAGTTGCAGGCGGACCCGGGAGCCTTGATCCCGCGCAAGGAAACGGAACTTCTTTGTCGATCGGCCATCGATGTATTACGTCGCATGGCGAGCCGGAAGGAAAATTTAACCATCATGGATGTCTGCACGGGTTCCGGAAATCTGGCGGTGGCGCTGGCCCATTATGTGTCACACGCCCGCGTATTCGCGTCGGACCTTTCGCCCGAAGCAGTCGAGGTGGCGAGACGGAATGTCCGGTATCTGGAACTGGACAAGAGAGTGGAAATAAGGGCGGGAGATTTATTCGCGCCTTTTGAAGACCCGTTCTTCCATGGGAATGTCGACCTGATCACCTGCAACCCCCCCTACATTTCGAGCGGGAAGCTGGAGGCCATGCCGGAGGAAATCCTCAAGCACGAGCCTCGCCTGGCCTTCGATGGGGGGCCCTTTGGAATCCATGTCCTGAACCGCTTTATCCAGGATGCGCCGCGTTTTCTCCGCAGAGGCGGATGGGCGGTCTTCGAAGTCGGCCTCGGGCAAGGTCGGGCGATCTTTCAGCGGCTCGCCGGCGACGACCGGTTTCGAAAGATTATTCCCATTCAGGATAGTTCCGGCCGAGTGCGCGGAATCATGGCCTCGCGTTAG
- a CDS encoding DUF4926 domain-containing protein, giving the protein MGPDSIKENDRVVLTADIPKEGLKTGNVGTVVRVFKGAGAYEVEFLTPEGDPVCVTTVHASQVRRVGEEKISNAGQ; this is encoded by the coding sequence ATGGGCCCGGACAGCATCAAAGAAAATGATCGGGTGGTTTTAACGGCCGATATCCCAAAGGAAGGGCTGAAAACCGGCAACGTGGGCACGGTCGTGCGCGTTTTCAAAGGCGCCGGGGCTTACGAGGTCGAATTTCTAACGCCCGAGGGCGATCCGGTTTGCGTCACCACGGTTCATGCCTCCCAGGTGCGTCGCGTCGGCGAAGAGAAAATTTCAAACGCCGGTCAATGA
- a CDS encoding DUF2309 domain-containing protein, producing the protein MEPVEPKHYNDTQRMRLRGVILIAGEIVAPYWPMRTFVHHNPLHALEDLPFGEAVRRGRELLGGNGYLSNALFRDYFRSGRILPRQVDAALRPMAQDRKVALGRREVGHIDVLRARLLRGISDPAPLSEGGALEARIGRGADRSLVDALAERLAPLQDLPGHPEPVVPAPPGRSSTLADWCDRALGAKTTELIDRELIKWCEAFLDEGHAAWWMPGRDRGFYGAWKWLAGREWSPCAIPDSRSKIARLPDPPEDALLDSLDALGIPSEAWPDYLSRHLAALPGWAGFIKWRSEQADYEWQQVYPADLVQYLAVRLWYERELVRQACREELGVDGNLKSISEAVARNAGAMEKAAGLREASLPRGDSRHRSSAWRLKSLADALEIDVPVLIETPPETLKVLLEWLDAFPESEHGPVWLEALEAGYQEQLIDKLRSNLSGPPPAPTTVRPQAQAVHCIDVRSEPFRRHLEAVGDYETYGFAGFFSVFIRYRALGHLHETDQFPVIMKAKNVVREVPRTYHGQRLSRHQAGTRLLQAGHELLHDLKENVVTPYVAVESLGWFYGLPLLGKTVFTAWYQNWTDWLRRTFVPTVATAVTVDKLLREEVEEMLAAEQRSVIRRALQERFGDRDLNLSLERLDYLRKRALDEPYSGQHPPKGSLTAGEEADFVRALRDQYRINPGGAFARMERITRIGFTPGEQAFTVETALRMMGLTRNFARLVLFCGHGGTTENNPFEAALDCGACGGNSGQPNARVLAAMANKPLVRDALARNGIVIPQDTYFIAGLHDTTTDAVRLFDLEDLPHTHLKDLLRLSRDLEEAGRRTSQERCARFPEIAAILPPGRATREARRRSGDWSEVRPEWGLSGNAAFLVGRRELIRGIDLGGRVFLHSYDYRDDPAGRLLEIVMTGPQVVGEWINMEHYFSTVDPEVYGSGSKIYHNVVGRFGVMSGPQSDLRTGLARQTVMDGPRPFHEPVRMFTLIEAPRDRIIRIIGRQRFLQHLYDNQWVHLAALDPEEKMFYRYVPRQGWTPFGVEGRP; encoded by the coding sequence ATGGAACCCGTAGAGCCCAAACACTACAACGACACCCAGCGGATGCGGCTCCGGGGGGTGATCCTGATTGCCGGCGAGATCGTCGCCCCGTACTGGCCGATGCGAACCTTTGTCCATCACAATCCGCTGCATGCACTGGAAGATCTTCCTTTCGGGGAGGCGGTACGGCGCGGGCGGGAACTTCTGGGCGGAAACGGTTATCTCTCCAACGCGCTTTTTCGGGATTATTTCCGCTCGGGCCGGATCCTTCCTCGCCAGGTCGACGCCGCTCTCAGGCCGATGGCGCAGGACCGAAAGGTGGCGCTGGGCCGCAGGGAAGTCGGGCACATCGATGTGCTCCGGGCCCGTCTGCTTCGGGGGATCTCCGACCCCGCGCCCCTCTCGGAAGGCGGCGCGCTCGAGGCCCGGATCGGCCGCGGCGCGGATCGGTCCCTGGTCGACGCGCTGGCCGAGCGGCTCGCGCCCCTGCAGGATTTGCCGGGTCACCCGGAGCCCGTCGTCCCCGCGCCCCCTGGCCGGAGTTCGACCCTGGCGGACTGGTGCGACCGCGCCCTCGGCGCGAAGACCACCGAGCTCATCGATCGGGAATTGATCAAATGGTGCGAGGCCTTCTTGGACGAAGGGCACGCCGCCTGGTGGATGCCCGGTCGGGATAGGGGATTCTACGGCGCGTGGAAATGGCTGGCCGGGCGGGAATGGTCCCCCTGCGCGATCCCGGACAGCCGAAGTAAAATCGCCCGTCTGCCGGACCCGCCGGAAGATGCGCTGCTGGATTCGCTCGACGCGCTCGGAATTCCATCCGAGGCCTGGCCGGACTATCTTTCGCGGCACCTGGCGGCGCTGCCCGGCTGGGCCGGTTTCATTAAGTGGCGTTCGGAGCAGGCCGACTATGAGTGGCAGCAGGTCTATCCAGCCGATCTGGTCCAGTACCTCGCCGTGCGGCTTTGGTATGAGCGGGAATTGGTGCGGCAGGCCTGCCGGGAGGAACTGGGGGTCGACGGGAATCTGAAGTCCATTTCCGAAGCGGTCGCGCGGAACGCGGGCGCCATGGAAAAAGCAGCGGGGCTTCGCGAAGCGTCCCTTCCGCGCGGGGATTCCCGCCACCGATCCTCCGCCTGGCGGCTGAAGTCGCTCGCGGACGCGCTGGAGATCGATGTCCCCGTTTTAATCGAAACCCCGCCCGAGACGCTGAAGGTCCTGCTGGAATGGCTCGACGCCTTTCCGGAGTCGGAGCACGGGCCGGTGTGGCTGGAGGCGTTGGAGGCCGGGTATCAGGAGCAATTAATCGATAAACTCCGGTCCAATCTATCCGGCCCGCCGCCGGCGCCGACGACCGTTCGTCCTCAAGCGCAGGCGGTCCATTGCATCGATGTAAGGTCCGAGCCGTTCCGGCGCCATTTGGAGGCGGTCGGGGATTATGAAACCTACGGCTTCGCGGGTTTCTTCAGCGTCTTCATCCGGTACCGAGCCCTGGGCCATCTCCACGAGACAGACCAGTTTCCCGTGATCATGAAGGCCAAGAACGTCGTGCGCGAAGTTCCCCGGACCTATCATGGGCAGCGGCTCTCCAGGCACCAGGCCGGGACCAGGCTGCTCCAGGCGGGGCATGAGCTGCTTCATGACCTGAAGGAAAATGTGGTCACCCCTTATGTGGCGGTGGAATCGCTCGGCTGGTTTTACGGTTTACCCTTGCTCGGCAAAACCGTCTTCACCGCTTGGTATCAAAATTGGACCGACTGGCTCCGGCGCACCTTCGTGCCGACGGTCGCCACCGCCGTGACCGTGGACAAGCTGTTGCGGGAGGAGGTCGAGGAAATGCTGGCCGCCGAGCAGCGCTCCGTCATCCGCCGTGCGCTCCAGGAACGGTTCGGGGACCGCGATCTGAATCTTTCCCTCGAGCGGCTGGATTATCTGCGCAAACGGGCCCTGGATGAACCTTATTCGGGACAGCATCCCCCGAAAGGATCGCTCACGGCCGGGGAGGAGGCGGACTTTGTCCGGGCGCTGCGCGATCAGTACCGGATCAACCCGGGCGGCGCCTTCGCCCGCATGGAGCGCATCACCCGGATCGGCTTCACGCCCGGAGAGCAGGCCTTCACGGTCGAGACCGCTCTCCGGATGATGGGACTGACCCGGAACTTCGCCCGGCTCGTCCTCTTCTGCGGCCACGGCGGAACGACCGAGAACAATCCCTTCGAGGCGGCGCTGGACTGCGGCGCCTGCGGCGGGAATTCGGGTCAACCGAATGCGCGGGTCCTGGCGGCCATGGCCAACAAACCGCTGGTCCGTGACGCGCTGGCCCGGAACGGCATCGTCATTCCCCAGGATACCTACTTTATCGCGGGCCTGCACGATACGACGACGGACGCCGTTCGGCTCTTCGACCTTGAGGATCTTCCACACACCCACCTCAAAGATCTGCTCCGTTTAAGCCGCGACCTCGAAGAGGCCGGCCGGCGGACCAGCCAGGAGCGATGCGCTCGGTTTCCGGAGATCGCGGCCATTCTCCCGCCGGGCCGGGCGACGCGGGAGGCGCGCCGGCGGAGCGGCGACTGGAGCGAGGTCCGGCCGGAGTGGGGGCTGTCGGGCAACGCCGCCTTTCTCGTCGGCCGCCGCGAGTTGATCCGGGGGATCGATCTTGGAGGCCGGGTCTTTCTTCATTCCTACGACTACCGCGACGATCCCGCCGGCCGGCTGCTGGAGATCGTGATGACCGGTCCGCAAGTCGTCGGGGAATGGATCAACATGGAGCATTATTTCTCCACGGTCGATCCCGAAGTGTACGGCAGCGGGAGCAAAATTTACCACAACGTCGTCGGCCGCTTCGGGGTGATGTCGGGCCCCCAGAGCGATCTTCGCACGGGCCTGGCCCGGCAGACCGTGATGGACGGGCCGCGGCCGTTCCATGAGCCGGTCCGGATGTTCACGCTGATCGAGGCGCCCCGGGATAGGATCATCCGGATCATCGGACGTCAGCGGTTTCTTCAGCATCTGTACGACAATCAATGGGTGCACCTGGCCGCGCTTGATCCGGAGGAAAAAATGTTCTATCGTTATGTTCCGAGGCAGGGATGGACGCCCTTCGGAGTCGAAGGCCGTCCCTGA
- a CDS encoding esterase-like activity of phytase family protein, producing MSQKKITALLLASLLYAPAAHATDLIAIGTVNGAYEDFSTQTAAPLENGVPGNRLGGVGSGLAYAGGTTFIAIPDRGPNANPYNSLVDDTVSYIDRFQTFNFSLSPSDPGSALPFTLTPMLTDTTLLSSRSPLVYGTGSGLGLESGAPVLNAVNHTHYFTGRSDNFDPSRLSTYPGDARLDPEGVRVSNDGRSVFISDEYGPYVYQFDRATGMRIRSYALPDNLAIATLSPQKDVEIGSNTVGRVTNKGMEGLAITPDGEMLVGIMQANLEQDKKKSLRIVTIAIRSGVVHEYAYLLTDGSGVSEIVAVNNHQFLVDERDGSGMADTPLLTDTASAAQVKEMFLIDLDGARDVTALSGDLSGYAVPKSLFLDIVGKLNAAGIDSFLIPSKMEGVAFGQDVIFNGATKHTLYIANDDDFLAAIADPLKLPNDPTRGLVANPNQFYVFAFDDNDLPGYVPQPVREPRGRGHDGDDRH from the coding sequence ATGAGCCAAAAGAAAATCACGGCGCTTTTGCTCGCTTCGCTCCTGTACGCACCCGCGGCCCACGCGACCGACCTCATCGCGATCGGGACGGTGAACGGCGCCTACGAGGATTTCTCGACCCAAACGGCCGCTCCACTGGAAAACGGCGTGCCGGGTAACCGGCTCGGCGGGGTGGGTTCCGGCCTGGCCTATGCCGGGGGGACGACCTTCATCGCCATCCCGGACCGGGGTCCGAATGCCAACCCCTACAACAGCCTGGTCGACGACACCGTGTCCTATATTGACCGGTTTCAGACCTTTAATTTTAGCCTCTCGCCGAGCGATCCGGGTTCGGCCCTCCCTTTCACGCTGACCCCCATGCTCACCGACACGACGCTGTTGTCGAGCCGTAGCCCGCTCGTCTACGGCACGGGTTCCGGTCTGGGACTGGAAAGCGGCGCGCCCGTTTTGAATGCCGTGAATCACACGCATTATTTCACCGGCCGTTCGGACAATTTCGATCCGTCCAGGCTCTCGACCTATCCCGGGGACGCCCGTCTGGATCCGGAGGGCGTGCGCGTCTCGAACGACGGCCGGAGCGTTTTCATTTCGGACGAATACGGCCCCTATGTTTACCAGTTCGACCGCGCCACCGGAATGCGCATCCGGTCTTATGCCCTGCCCGACAACCTGGCCATAGCCACACTTAGCCCGCAGAAAGATGTCGAGATCGGCTCGAATACAGTCGGCCGCGTCACCAACAAGGGCATGGAAGGCCTCGCGATTACCCCGGACGGCGAGATGCTTGTGGGGATCATGCAGGCCAACCTGGAGCAGGATAAGAAAAAGAGCCTGCGGATCGTCACCATCGCCATCCGGAGCGGTGTCGTCCACGAGTACGCCTACCTTCTCACCGACGGATCGGGCGTCAGCGAAATCGTCGCGGTCAACAACCACCAGTTCCTGGTGGATGAACGGGACGGCTCCGGCATGGCCGACACGCCCCTGCTCACCGATACGGCCTCCGCGGCCCAGGTTAAGGAAATGTTCCTGATCGATCTCGACGGTGCCCGGGACGTCACCGCGTTGAGCGGCGATCTCTCGGGTTACGCCGTCCCCAAGAGCCTGTTCCTCGACATCGTCGGCAAGCTGAATGCCGCCGGCATCGACAGCTTCCTTATCCCGTCCAAGATGGAGGGCGTGGCGTTCGGGCAGGATGTGATCTTCAACGGGGCGACCAAGCACACCTTGTATATCGCCAACGACGACGACTTCCTCGCCGCCATCGCCGACCCGCTCAAGCTCCCGAACGATCCCACCCGCGGTCTCGTCGCCAACCCGAACCAATTTTATGTGTTTGCCTTTGACGACAACGACCTTCCGGGTTATGTTCCCCAGCCGGTCCGGGAACCGCGCGGGCGGGGACACGACGGGGACGACCGCCATTGA
- a CDS encoding hemerythrin domain-containing protein codes for MPIKIGQKPESSFSDPVGLLGDCHRRIESFLSLLIKIAQTGGCELNAERREALEKALRYFREAAPNHTRDEEESLFPRMRKSKNKQVQTALAALDTLEADHDKAEKVHAEVETLGQRWLAEGRLSTREAKRLSQVLDDLKKTYERHIAVEDSDIFPLAGNVLEKSDLAEVGREMAVRRGIRPGGKIY; via the coding sequence ATGCCAATCAAAATAGGTCAGAAGCCGGAGAGTTCGTTTTCGGATCCGGTGGGGCTGCTCGGCGATTGCCACCGTCGGATCGAATCCTTCCTGTCATTGTTAATCAAGATCGCACAGACCGGCGGCTGTGAGTTGAATGCAGAGCGACGGGAGGCCCTGGAGAAAGCCCTTCGCTACTTCCGAGAGGCCGCCCCGAATCATACGCGGGACGAAGAAGAATCCCTGTTTCCGCGGATGCGTAAATCCAAAAACAAACAGGTTCAGACCGCTCTCGCCGCGCTCGATACCTTGGAGGCGGATCACGACAAGGCCGAAAAAGTGCACGCCGAAGTCGAAACACTCGGTCAACGATGGCTGGCCGAGGGCCGTCTTTCGACCCGGGAGGCGAAGCGGCTGTCTCAGGTCCTGGATGATTTGAAGAAGACGTACGAACGGCATATCGCCGTGGAGGATTCCGATATCTTTCCCCTGGCCGGCAATGTTTTGGAGAAATCCGACTTGGCCGAGGTCGGTCGTGAAATGGCCGTGCGGCGCGGCATCCGGCCGGGCGGCAAAATATATTAG
- a CDS encoding cold-shock protein, giving the protein MAKGKVKWFNAGKGFGFIEQETGGDVFVHFSAIQDEGYKSLDEGQAVEFEVTQGPKGAQATNVVKI; this is encoded by the coding sequence ATGGCAAAAGGAAAAGTAAAATGGTTCAATGCCGGCAAAGGCTTTGGATTCATCGAGCAGGAAACGGGCGGAGATGTTTTCGTCCATTTCTCGGCGATTCAGGACGAAGGCTACAAGTCTCTTGACGAGGGCCAGGCCGTGGAATTTGAAGTGACCCAGGGACCGAAAGGCGCCCAGGCCACGAACGTCGTTAAGATATAG